gtTGTGTGGTAAAATGGAGAATAGTAAAAGTCGGTCATGTTCGTTTCCTCAGTCAACTGATCCATCTGGGTGAAGGTGAATATTGATGTTCGTTTAACACACTTTATCGGTACATTCAGATGGATCATCTGACTGAGTTTTAAAAACTCAGCtgagttttttcaaaaaagttgaCTGAGTCTTCATGGTGTATCCAGATGCAGCTGATTCAGTCAAAAATAGCAAATGACGAAAATACCCCTAACTAAACTTGAAAATTACACACAATCACCTAACCCTACTTCTCTCTAGCGTGTATCTCTCTAACAGGTCTCTCTCCCCaacatgtctctctctctctagcgtctttctctcgctctctctctctcgctctctctctcagaCCACTCTGTTCGGCGGTTCTCGTTTCTCCTTCGACGGTTTCGGCGTTCAATTTCGAGAACTACGTCAGGTTCTCTTCTCTTCATTTCCATCATTTTGTATAAAGTTCATAGATTTTGGTTTAGTCTCATTTACGTGGTGGGTTCTCTCTTTTACATGGTTTTGTCTCTCAAATAGAAATTGTTTAAAGTTTGTGTTTGAATCTCAGATCTGTCTGTTATCTCATCACtgcatttttgttgttgtgggtTTAGTATTTGAAGAGTAGGGATTAAAAACTTGGAACCTTAGAGAGGTCAGGGGTGTGTGTGCTTGTTCTTTACCGTTGGTCTCTCGTTTAAGATTTGTTAAAACTGGAATCATCTTTCTTCAGATTCTGTCTTTGTGCTTTGTAAGATATGAAAgctgcagatttttttttactcttttccGAGAATGTGTTTGCTTTCTCTGCTTCATGTCTGAAAGTCTGGTCTTGCGTTTTCATTGCAAAGAATGTGTTTACTTAGACTTGTCTTGTTTTTGTGCTATCTGTATATGAGTTTGGTTTGAGTGGTTTGTCTTTAGTAGTGATCTTGAAATATGTTTACAGTTTATTTGGAAGAGAAACAATGGCATCCATTCATGGTACCGATGTGAGTACTTTACCCTCTAAACCTCTTATTTGATCTCGGTTTAATCAAATGCTTTTTTGTGTTCATATCATGCATTTACTTGTGTTGGACAAAGCTGAGAATTTTTGATTTCTTGTTTCAGCAAACTGATGTTGCATCTGAACCAAAGCTTGTACAAGCAGGACAAGCAGTCGCAGATGTGATAAGGGAGAGTGTTGAGACACGCGACAAGATTCTGTCCCACAAGAATCATCTAATAGAGAACCATCCTGAGATTAGTTGTAGTCAGCTTAGAGCAATGAAAGTTCTGAACTCCTTGTCTGCTATAAGAATGTGGTCTTCTTTGTACAAAGTCTCGATTAAACACCTCAAGGAAGATCCTGCAAATCGTCAAACTTTCTTGTCTTATGGAGATGATGAGAACAAAGTTCTTTATTTGGAGTATGCAACAGGTGAAAGCAGAGATGCATGAAGAGATGTTTATGTTCATGTTTTAGTTTAGTATAATCTTATGAATCATGTTTAAGACTCGTTATGTTTATGACTTTTGTAATGCTTATATGCTTTTCAAGTTAAAAGAACGTTGGAaatttaattaagttaaaaGTTTTTCGATTCCAACAGGTGAGAATCAAATAACTTTTGTAATGCTTAAAATGACTTTCAATTTCCAACAGGTGAGAATCAAATAAGTTCTTCGATTCCAAAGTTTTTCAAGTTAAAATGACTTTTGTAATGCTTATATGACTTTCGATTCCAACAAGTGAGAATCACGTTGGAaatttaattaagttaaaaGTTTTTCTTCAAATCATTGTTGGATTTTagtttaaatgttttataaaatgttactTATTTTGTGACTTCATTGTCTTGTTTTCATGAAAATAAATTCAtgaaagttaaaacaaaaattgatcaaaaaaataaagttaaaataataattttaaaattatattcttgtaaatataatttaaattagattataggattaataaaattaatataaaaataataaacatgaaTTAAGAATAAGctatagttaaaataaaagaCATGTCCATTTTAGTCATTTTGCCATCAAATACATCTGGATGCAAATGCACgttcaaaataaaagaacaaacgAACACAGCTGCATCCGAATGCTTCATCTAGATGCACCCGTCAAATGTACAAACGAACAACACCCGGATGTAGCATCTGAATAAGACATCCAGATGGATCATCTGGATGCACCTTCCAGATGTACAAACGAACATGGCCGAATAAGAAGAAGATGCAGAGGTTATTGGTAATAGTGTACAAAGACTAGTCGTTGTCTCTTTAATGGGAAGTGGTATTTGTGTAATTATATAGTGTGACCAGAAAGTATTGCTTTTTTTCTCTACATTTGTTCTTAATAcgttaaaaaatattgtttttttctcttatctATAAGGTCTATAATACATGTGTTCTTAATGcgtaaattttttatttttaatgtgttGTTAATGCGTTCAATATGTTACATTCTTGATAACGTTGATGCCGTGCCATTTGTCAACACTCTGCTCCACGCACCTGCTCTTTCCTGCGTTGCTGTTTATCTCTGCACAGCCTTCGACTTGTTCCTGCTCTCTCCTCTTGATGGAAACCTTCATAGCCCTGAGGCACTGAGTCATCTGAAGGCTACTATACAACACAGTAACTAGCGAACACGAGACGCCTTTGAGAATGTAAACTTATAACGAGTTTAATCAAGGCATAAAGAGACAACGTTGTCGAGTCATACcaagaagagagaaaaaaaactaattgaCATTGACTGATTatagactctttttttttttggttcaaagactatagactttttttttttgtcaaacagaCTATAGACTCTTTAAAGACAAGAATTTTCTAAGAATCACAAGACGAAATTAGTCACAGCATTTTGAAatcaacaagaaaaagaaaaaaaaggagacATTACTAAACTGTAAAAGCTGTTTTTTCAATCACATTCAGACTACACAATCAAATGCAACTgttatatcatcatcatctccttctttTATCAAGCTCTATGTTTCTTGTTGGTGTTGCAGCAACTGGGGCATTTGTAATGTTTGATGTGCTCCGCCCTTGCAGGTGTGATCTTCACGCATTTCCCATGGAACCATTTCTCACAAGTATCACACCATATCCAGAACTCATCTCCTCCATCATCGTTCTCTCCACACACACCACAAAACTCTCCTTGTCCATCCTCGTCTTCCCCCTCATCATCATCTCCGCTCTCACTTTCTTCtcttggtggtggtggtggtggtggggatCTCTTTGAAGCCTTAGTCTGAGATTCAGATTGGCGAGCCTGCATGAGGGCGAGAAACCCGTTAacatagatagatagatagactTAGAATTAAACAGGAGGCTTCTTTATATACCTTGACACCACTAGACTTGCTTTTGCTACTGCCGTTGTGGTTAGCAGATTGATCCTTGGATGGCTTTGCATTGCCAGTTACAACCTCGTAAATGGTTGGGAGATCATTTATCATCTTGAACAGCCTCATcctgaaacaaattttttaaaaactcaaaagGTAAGACCAACTTACAAACTGTTTGATGCTAGAACACAGCAGCTAACATGATGTAAGCGTTACCAAACAACATAGAACACTAAGCAGAGAAGGAAGAAAAACCTCTCGTTTTTATCAAATGAGAAACGTGCGCCGAAGTAAAAGGCAACAGCGATGAGCCAAGAGTCAGAGTGAACTGCAACCAAAGAAACCCAGTTTTGTTCTGACATACCGTCCCTTGAGAAGTTGATTCCTAAAGCTGGTTCAGGAAGCTCAGGAGGGACCTCGTCGACAGGAAGGTTAACCTCCCATGATCCGTTTGGTAGTCCGTAGAGACACAAGTTTTCCTCGGCTgcacacattaaaaaaaaaaaacagaattacCCTacggaaaggaaaagaaaaaacaaatagagAAAACCTGAAGaaactcacaaaaaaaaaaaaccatgaaACCAAAACTACACCGAAGAGGAAGATAATGAAAGATCTACACCAGTAGAACgctgacaacaacaacaactgtACCAGTGAACAAACACAcatgaagcaaaaaaaaacatacattttaCCAACACAGACTAATCCCTAATTCAAGTACAGGAGGCGAGTGAAGACATATAACCTCAACTAACTCTGAAAGATAAACACTTTGTGAAAGATGAGTGACGAATATAACTCACCAGGGTTACACTTGTCGTAAAACCTGCGTACATCTGCACCCACAGAAAAGAAAGCATGAATCGAAGAAAGGCGTCAACTTTATGATCAATGCTTGAGAAAGAAACAAGCTTTTTGGATTCGAAGAAAAGGAAACACAGAttcgaaagagagagagagatggaagtAT
The Raphanus sativus cultivar WK10039 chromosome 1, ASM80110v3, whole genome shotgun sequence DNA segment above includes these coding regions:
- the LOC130510920 gene encoding uncharacterized protein LOC130510920; the protein is MASIHGTDQTDVASEPKLVQAGQAVADVIRESVETRDKILSHKNHLIENHPEISCSQLRAMKVLNSLSAIRMWSSLYKVSIKHLKEDPANRQTFLSYGDDENKVLYLEYATGESRDA
- the LOC108840399 gene encoding PHD finger protein ALFIN-LIKE 7, with product MEGRAAEDVFKDFRARRAGLIKALTTDVRRFYDKCNPAEENLCLYGLPNGSWEVNLPVDEVPPELPEPALGINFSRDGMSEQNWVSLVAVHSDSWLIAVAFYFGARFSFDKNERMRLFKMINDLPTIYEVVTGNAKPSKDQSANHNGSSKSKSSGVKARQSESQTKASKRSPPPPPPPREESESGDDDEGEDEDGQGEFCGVCGENDDGGDEFWIWCDTCEKWFHGKCVKITPARAEHIKHYKCPSCCNTNKKHRA